The Bradyrhizobium sp. CCBAU 53340 nucleotide sequence GAGCTGGGTACTGGCGCCGCTGCAATCGCAGTGGAGGCCGCAGCAGAGGTTGACTGCGGGGGCTGGCTATACGCTTCTGCGTCCAATGCAGCCCTAACGTCGGGTGGCACGATATTCCCCGTCAGCTGTATGAGCTCCTCCGTCAGGTTCTTAGTCGACTCCGAGGCCGAATCCTGTGGTGCGGAATGATCGCCGGTCGTGTCATTTAAGGCGTAGCTCGCAAGCACCGCCTCGAAACTTGACAGCTCTTGCGCCGGAGTGAGCCCGGGGGCAAGCCCGGACAAAGCCACGTTCGAGTTGGCGGCGAGGGATAGGTTGTTGACTGACATTATACATCCTGTGCTGTGAGATTGCGCCACCGTCCTGTCACACCGTGCAGCCCGAGTTCGCGACGAACACCAAGTGTTGATGGGCAGATCCAACAACTCCTGGCGGCTGCTCCCGGCGGCTGAGTGAGCGTCCAGTGCTCAGGTCCCGATCAACAGGCTCATTGCCTGCTAGATATTCACCCCCTTTTATAGTAGCGGGAGTTAGCTTTCGAGAAGCTGACGGCGCTCAGCGGAATGCGCGAACGGACATGAATGCGGTGTTGCGCAATACCCGCATCCCCCCAAAAGTGTCTGCCACTCCGTCGCGTCCTCACGCGGCAGATGGCAAAAATGGGAACTCGGGCCTGCAATCCGCGGAAGATCGGCGCGGGTTCGTGCAACAAAATTAAATGATACTGCCGCGTCGTCTGGCGATGGCGAGTGGGCGCGCTTACGGCCCGTTACGAGAGGGTTAGCGTCTGCTCCGTCAGCGCCATGAAGCATTATGGGATCAGTCACCGTTTGCCGGCAAATGTACTCAAACGGTTGAGATCGTCGATCGTTGAGTGGAGCTAAAGCCGTAGCCAGCGCAAGAATGATGCTGCCCACCTTTCCAGTTGAAGGCATCACCGTCTAGGTCTCGGGCTCTCATGCCGACAGCATCAGCTTTCAACATGCTCACAAAGAAAGCCGCGACCGCATTGAGCGCCGTTGTAAGCGACTTTTGCTGTCCAATTCATCTCTGGCTTGGGCCGGGCGCGTGAGCCACGTTATCTTGATGCGTCGCCTCGGGCAAAACAGGTCCCTCCGGTCGTCCATCACGAATAACCGTACTTGAGGAGCCCCGAAACAACATCAAGACCGACGCGGGCGCCGGCTTTGCGGTTGTCGTAAGAGTTCGTCGCGCCTGGGCCTCCGCCACTAGGCCGTTGAGCATTTGGTCGACGAGCGCGATGAAGCGAGGCGGACCAGAAGCGAAGACCAGTCCATCTTCCGGTGCGGCTCTCACGACGTAGCGTTCATCGGAAATTTTGAGTGCATCGAGTGCCGCCTTGAATGCATCGAAAGTGACCGGGTTTAAGACAAGCAGGCGACTTTCCGCCTCGTGCGCGTCGGATACGTACAGCACCAGCCCGTCATAGTACCACTGAAGATTATAAAGAGTGGTCACGCGTTCGAGGAAATCTCGCGGCGCGAGATCCGGCATGCGCCCGCGAATCCGCCCCTTTACATGGGTGCTGACATTGATTCGAATATTCAAATTGTTGCCGAACTCCTGCAGTGCGGCCGCGAGATCCTGATCCAGAACTGTGTAAGTATAAGGCGTGGATGGCAGCTCTAGAGTGGCGCCGAGCGCCCTAACCGCGCTCAAGGAGATGAAAACACCAACAATTAGAATGTTCTTCAACGTGTGCAGCCTCGTGGTGTGGTTGAGTATTCCAGGCGGTCATGCGCTGGTACTCTTCCAAAGTTGGAAGACGAACTTCGTCGCAAATTGGAAGCCAATCGTGATTTTTGGATGACGTAGCTCTTGATCCACGTCAGGTTTTGGTCAGCTCGGCTCGCTAGGGTGCCGAGCCGTTCCCGGCAACGACAGCTAATAGACGCGAGAGCAATGATTCCTTCCGTGATGTTTGGCGCGATGCCGATCTCTGCCAACCTCGGCGAGTGTCTCACCGAGGGGTGTTCATCGGCGCCGGGCAACTTTCATGAGCATCTTGCAAAGGCGGCATCGAAACAAGGCGCCGCCTCTTTGGTGGCCGACAGCGCGTTGGCGCCACCTGTACCGGAGGTTCAGCGTGCAGTCGCGCAGACAGGTCCACTGGGCGATCGCATTCTGCAGAATCTTTTTGGAGCGCACTTAGGCAAACCATATCCTTCGACCGGACTCCCTTCGATCGGCGAGCCGGGCCCTTCGAAGAGCGTCCAGCTTGGGCCCGCCGCGCGGCCTATCTCGCGCTTGGACGGAGTCGATGTCCATGTTATCGGAAAACCAGAAGGTGCCGACAATTTCGAGTCGACGTTGCAGAATCTGCGGGATGTTTACAACGGCGTCATTCAGGTTTCGCTCATCTCCAAGAGTGCTGGCGCCGTCGGTTCATCTCTGAATAAGCTGCTATCAGCGGGCTGAGCGGCGGTTGATGGTTCTTTTCGCGCAAAGAAAGATCGGTCGCGGCGCGACTTCTGGAAGGCAGGTGCATGCCGTTCTCCTATTGCCGCTTGTGCTGTTGCTAGCCGGCTGCAAGGCCGATCTCTATACGAAAGTTCAGGAGCGTGAAGCCAACGAGATGCTTGCCCTTCTCCTTAGTAAGGGTGTCGATGCAGTCCGTGTTGTCGCTAAGGACGGTAGCAGCACGATTCAGGTCGAAGAAAAGCAATTGGCCGTTTCGATAGAACTGCTGAATGGCCAGGGCTTGCCGCGCCAGGTGTTTAAGAATCTTGGGGAGGTGTTCAAGGGATCCGGCCTGGTTGCGTCCCCAGTTGAGGAGCGCGCTCGTTACGTTTATGCCCTAAGCGAAGAATTGTCGCGCACAATCAATGATATCGATGGGGTTCTCTCCGCCCGGGTTCATGTTGTCTTGCCGAAGAACGACCTTTTGCGACAGGATGCGACCCCGTCCTCGGCGTCGGTCTTCATTCGACATGGTTCCAATGCGAACCTCTCAGCCTTGTTGCCCCAAATCAAGATGCTCGTCGCCAATGGCATTGAAGGACTATCATACGACAAGGTGGCCGTCGTTTTCGTGCCGGTTGAGCGAGCGCAGCATGAGATGTTCTCTGCACCAGCAGCTGCTTCGATCCACCCGACCAAGTTCACGTCAGCCACCTTTCTTGCGATC carries:
- a CDS encoding nodulation protein NolW; protein product: MKNILIVGVFISLSAVRALGATLELPSTPYTYTVLDQDLAAALQEFGNNLNIRINVSTHVKGRIRGRMPDLAPRDFLERVTTLYNLQWYYDGLVLYVSDAHEAESRLLVLNPVTFDAFKAALDALKISDERYVVRAAPEDGLVFASGPPRFIALVDQMLNGLVAEAQARRTLTTTAKPAPASVLMLFRGSSSTVIRDGRPEGPVLPEATHQDNVAHAPGPSQR
- a CDS encoding nodulation protein NolB; protein product: MIPSVMFGAMPISANLGECLTEGCSSAPGNFHEHLAKAASKQGAASLVADSALAPPVPEVQRAVAQTGPLGDRILQNLFGAHLGKPYPSTGLPSIGEPGPSKSVQLGPAARPISRLDGVDVHVIGKPEGADNFESTLQNLRDVYNGVIQVSLISKSAGAVGSSLNKLLSAG
- the sctJ gene encoding type III secretion system inner membrane ring lipoprotein SctJ → MVLFAQRKIGRGATSGRQVHAVLLLPLVLLLAGCKADLYTKVQEREANEMLALLLSKGVDAVRVVAKDGSSTIQVEEKQLAVSIELLNGQGLPRQVFKNLGEVFKGSGLVASPVEERARYVYALSEELSRTINDIDGVLSARVHVVLPKNDLLRQDATPSSASVFIRHGSNANLSALLPQIKMLVANGIEGLSYDKVAVVFVPVERAQHEMFSAPAAASIHPTKFTSATFLAIVVGGVGAAVGILSYVLLSTRVRQLGQFWRKVPNIDTAASMPAVLAAGKKRNSDAR